The following coding sequences are from one Triplophysa dalaica isolate WHDGS20190420 chromosome 12, ASM1584641v1, whole genome shotgun sequence window:
- the LOC130433578 gene encoding uncharacterized protein LOC130433578 isoform X1: MSQPTSPACLNWLTPPVNTSTKTPQDMVKYLVYEDRLLELFKICPTCSRVCRAVTFINGTFLSVTQKCLHQSCLFTREWKSQPLLSSTPAGNLHLSAAVYYTGSSFIQTNKTNQLVGLKQKQNVSLGGGDMRADSPGRCAKYGSYSMMDLSTNKIVDIQLVQHSPKRLMPSLRRRTATISSKITSTGQQAVHPVERKQWQNGLLCSTTSKMCTSMKILYSPSASTILLPTNTSG; the protein is encoded by the exons ATGTCTCAACCTACCTCCCCAGCATGTTTGAACTGGTTGACACCACCAGTGAACA CTTCAACCAAGACACCTCAGGACATGGTGAAATACTTGGTATATGAGGACCGCCTGCTTGAGCTTTTTAAAATCTGCCCCACCTGCTCAAGAGTCTGCAGGGCagtcacatttataaatggAACCTTCCTTTCTGTGACCCAGAAGTGCCTCCACCAGAGTTGTTTATTCACCAGAGAGTGGAAGAGTCAACCACTTCTAAGCAGCACTCCAGCAGGGAATCTGCATCTATCAGCCGCTGTCTACTACACAGGCTCTTCTTTCATCCAGACTAACAAG ACCAACCAGCTAGTGGGactaaaacagaaacaaaatgtatctCTTGGTGGTGGTGATATGAGAGCCGACAGTCCAGGCCGTTGTGCAAAGTACGGCTCATACTCCATGATGGATCTCAGCACAAACAAAATTGTTGATATCCAGCTTGTACAG cacTCACCAAAAAGGTTGATGCCATCTCTAAGGAGAAGGACTGCAACAATATCATCAAAAATCACCTCTACTGGTCAGCAGGCGGTACATCCAGTGGAGAGGAAACAGTGGCAAAATGGACTTCTCTGCTCAACCACATCCAAAATGTGCACGTCCATGAAAATTCTCTATTCCCCAAGTGCATCCACAATCCTTCTGCCGACAAATACAAGTGGCTGA
- the LOC130432771 gene encoding uncharacterized protein LOC130432771, producing MSTTSDNEYSPRSRRQRSLPNYLQDYDLSDIPNRSQTMKPSESQPRERLDEEDHSRPDSRSAPPESQLYHSPAGRSVTDKCEYSADEWRRECSILEREREDLLASVEELKIQNEQLRARAEPSNSSSEPRTVAARDRLYREGLEYGGASTQYKSVYFRDRETPPQRSSDRRQDYRETTRNDSPSPKRSPEPELSKHQASRRSYESREGHYSSQHNYEQCSHRRSPERYASYRASCHSSREYREPSCRGDYSPACRFSYSPDQRERRSSPSPWHEPRCKRSVTPLVDRKKTYTGPTPTIPNFNRPNPRDFARLRIALDNLLPREATERFKFQILVDHLKLEEALLVADSYSNSDYPFTDTMAALNQQYGQPHQLALQRIAELIDGPNIQSGDIKSFRLFALTKNISPALSQRI from the coding sequence ATGTCTACCACCTCGGATAACGAGTATAGTCCACGATCTAGGAGGCAGCGGTCCCTCCCTAACTACTTGCAAGATTATGACTTGTCTGATATCCCGAACAGATCTCAAACCATGAAGCCTTCCGAGTCACAGCCTAGGGAGCGGCTAGACGAAGAGGACCACAGCAGACCTGATTCACGCTCTGCACCACCAGAAAGTCAGTTGTACCACAGCCCAGCGGGACGGTCAGTCACTGATAAATGTGAATATTCTGCAGATGAGTGGAGAAGGGAGTGCAGCATACTAGAGCGTGAAAGGGAAGATCTTCTAGCATCAGTTGAAGAATTAAAAATACAGAACGAGCAGCTCAGAGCCAGGGCGGAGCCCAGCAATTCCAGTTCAGAGCCACGTACTGTGGCTGCCAGAGATAGACTTTACAGAGAAGGGCTGGAATACGGAGGTGCTTCAACACAGTACAAATCAGTCTACTTCCGAGACAGGGAGACACCACCACAACGGTCCTCTGACAGGCGTCAGGACTACAGGGAAACAACCAGGAATGACTCTCCCTCACCTAAACGCTCGCCAGAGCCAGAACTCAGCAAGCACCAGGCTTCGCGACGAAGCTATGAGTCCAGAGAAGGGCATTACAGTTCTCAACATAATTATGAGCAGTGTAGCCACCGCCGCTCACCTGAGCGCTATGCCAGCTACAGAGCCTCTTGTCATTCCTCCAGAGAATACAGAGAACCATCATGCCGAGGTGACTACTCTCCTGCATGCCGCTTCAGCTACTCTCCAGATCAGCGTGAGAGACGTAGTTCCCCTTCACCTTGGCACGAGCCCAGATGTAAACGCTCAGTGACTCCCCTGGTGGacaggaaaaaaacatacacaggGCCTACTCCTACAATCCCGAACTTCAACCGTCCTAACCCAAGAGACTTTGCGAGACTCCGTATTGCCTTAGACAATCTCCTTCCTAGAGAAGCCACTGAACGTTTCAAGTTCCAGATATTAGTGGATCATCTGAAGCTGGAGGAAGCATTGCTGGTGGCAGATTCTTACAGTAATTCTGACTACCCCTTCACTGACACTATGGCAGCTTTAAACCAGCAGTACGGACAGCCACACCAACTCGCCCTTCAGCGTATTGCCGAACTGATAGATGGCCCCAATATTCAGAGTGGAGACATCAAGTCATTCAGGTTGTTTGCCCTGACCAAAAACATTTCACCTGCACTGAGCCAGAGGATCTGA
- the dbf4 gene encoding protein DBF4 homolog A gives MKHESFSRCVDRDSKLEQNAASSKSIVKSTCAVLQNKPFKGRIFYIDLPWNKRTQTLESDIKSLGGTVERFFSKEIKYLVSSKPEARYAQRLLPDSPAPSPDSGVSSPHPSSKRDSHVHRGSSQGPTDTATVSRGKSLVERVVKEQSQERIQMNGILANALEWGVKVLHVDDVISYIEKRKAKTISAKKVEPVIKGPVKIKPPEKSTFLRNRAGRISRPFVKVEDSSRHYRPIYLPMTNMPICNLQSAPPCSPFLMEQHGKDDAKKKLKEERSGGDRGARGKKDRRRGQDGREKRKGGYCECCEVKFDNLKAHLDGTQHQTFSKSEEYAVVDRVIAELTCDLTDISTHSKRVKCSVSTPLLHAETIHVVKEDIVALAGHGKPKSEGFLHLDSTAIQSLSDQAREKSLLVRKRSRGQYDFPWSNRDSLLDPFDLEKSQSKRGSFELEFRSQSVVRTYERRSLLSGEKKCASYTLEYRTDHDMNPGQHFSDGNVESIPGRECFRTNFSDMYTNSVLENRAENSTFWPQASTEPEPNLDSPCSSLRRKVRNVRPRRKERPNLHIQSSKERVSLSSLSPVRVVQQRENTSVCTLDLWQLFQSSDDMDEDFKGFSDQKPDGTGINGTGKN, from the exons ATGAAGCACGAGTCATTCTCCAGATGTGTGGATCGAG ATTCAAAACTGGAACAAAATGCTGCATCATCTAAAAGCATCGTAAAATCAACATGTGCTGTTCTACAAAACAAACCATTCAAAGGAAGAATATTTTACATTGATTTGCCATGGAATAAGAGGACACAAACCTTAGAAAGTGACATTAAAAGTCTTGGTGGG ACCGTGGAGAGGTTCTTCAGTAAGGAGATCAAGTATCTGGTGTCCAGCAAGCCAGAGGCTCGATATGCTCAGCGTCTGCTGCCGGACTCTCCAGCTCCCAGCCCAGATTCAGGGGTCAGCTCTCCTCATCCCAGCAGCAAGAGGGACAGCCATGTACACAGGGGCAGCTCCCAGGGACCCACAGATACG GCGACTGTAAGTCGAGGAAAATCACTTGTGGAGAGGGTAGTTAAGGAACAA TCTCAGGAACGCATTCAGATGAATGGAATCTTGGCCAATGCTTTGGAATGGGGGGTCAAAGTCCTGCATGTTGATG ATGTTATTTCCTACATTGAAAAAAGGAAGGCAAAAACCATTTCAGCAAAAAAAGTGGAACCAGTCATAAAAGGACCT GTTAAAATCAAACCCCCAGAGAAAAGTACATTTCTGAGAAACCGTG ctGGAAGAATTAGTCGACCGTTTGTGAAAGTGGAAGATTCAAGCAG acatTATCGACCCATCTACCTCCCTATGACCAACATGCCTATATGCAACCTACAATCTGCTCCACCCTGTAGTCCCTTTCTGATGGAGCAACATGGGAAAGATGATGCAAAGAAGAAACTGAAAGAGGAGAG GTCTGGTGGTGACCGTGGAGCTAGGGGAAAGAAAGATAGACGAAGAGGACAAGATGggagagagaaaaggaaagGAGGATACTGCGAGTGTTGTGAGGTCAAATTCGACAACCTAAAGGCG CACCTAGATGGCACACAACATCAGACTTTCTCTAAGAGCGAGGAGTATGCAGTTGTGGATCGTGTCATCGCGGAACTCACCTGTGATCTCACTGACATCAGCACACACTCCAAAAG GGTGAAATGTAGTGTTTCCACCCCCCTTCTGCATGCAGAAACCATACATGTGGTGAAGGAAGATATTGTAGCTCTGGCTGGTCATGGGAAGCCAAAAAGCGAGGGCTTTTTACATTTGGACTCTACAGCCATACAGTCTCTGTCAGACCAAGCCAGAGAAAAATCTCTACTTGTTCGGAAACGCAGCAGGGGCCAATATGATTTCCCGTGGAGCAACAGGGACAGCTTATTGGACCCTTTTGATCTGGAGAAATCCCAATCCAAGCGTGGATCTTTTGAGTTGGAATTCCGCTCGCAATCTGTTGTACGGACATATGAGCGTAGATCTTTACTCAGCGGAGAGAAGAAATGCGCCTCCTATACGCTTGAATATAGGACAGACCACGACATGAACCCAGGTCAACACTTCAGTGATGGAAATGTAGAATCTATACCAGGAAGAGAGTGCTTCAGGACTAACTTCAGTGACATGTACACAAACAGCGTGCTGGAAAATCGGgctgaaaattcaactttttggCCTCAAGCCAGTACAGAACCTGAACCAAACCTGGACAGCCCCTGTAGTTCACTGCGGCGTAAGGTTCGAAATGTCAGACCAAGGAGAAAGGAAAGACCAAACCTACACATCCAGTCCAGTAAAGAGAGAGTATCTTTGAGCTCTCTGTCACCCGTTAGAGTTGTACAGCAGCGTGAGAATACATCTGTGTGTACCCTGGACCTGTGGCAGCTATTCCAGTCCAGTGACGACATGGATGAAGACTTTAAAGGTTTTTCAGATCAAAAACCAGATGGTACAGGTATAAATGGAACAGGTAAAAACTAG
- the LOC130433578 gene encoding uncharacterized protein LOC130433578 isoform X2: MSQPTSPACLNWLTPPVNTSTKTPQDMVKYLVYEDRLLELFKICPTCSRVCRAVTFINGTFLSVTQKCLHQSCLFTREWKSQPLLSSTPAGNLHLSAAVYYTGSSFIQTNKTNQLVGLKQKQNVSLGGGDMRADSPGRCAKYGSYSMMDLSTNKIVDIQLVQNWCQSSFPGDRPTYPGSKVSSGRETTH, translated from the exons ATGTCTCAACCTACCTCCCCAGCATGTTTGAACTGGTTGACACCACCAGTGAACA CTTCAACCAAGACACCTCAGGACATGGTGAAATACTTGGTATATGAGGACCGCCTGCTTGAGCTTTTTAAAATCTGCCCCACCTGCTCAAGAGTCTGCAGGGCagtcacatttataaatggAACCTTCCTTTCTGTGACCCAGAAGTGCCTCCACCAGAGTTGTTTATTCACCAGAGAGTGGAAGAGTCAACCACTTCTAAGCAGCACTCCAGCAGGGAATCTGCATCTATCAGCCGCTGTCTACTACACAGGCTCTTCTTTCATCCAGACTAACAAG ACCAACCAGCTAGTGGGactaaaacagaaacaaaatgtatctCTTGGTGGTGGTGATATGAGAGCCGACAGTCCAGGCCGTTGTGCAAAGTACGGCTCATACTCCATGATGGATCTCAGCACAAACAAAATTGTTGATATCCAGCTTGTACAG AACTGGTGTCAAAGTAGCTTCCCGGGTGACAGACCGACATACCCAGGTTCAAAAGTGTCTTCGGGAAGAGAAACCACACATTAA
- the LOC130433578 gene encoding uncharacterized protein LOC130433578 isoform X3, which translates to MRELHAGRRKENLDFWENNPFKDTWFSSYSSYEECCCVGTSSSRLLRICSTSLTTERPPLKERPLLEFPSFEESETSFNMADPDVSTYLPSMFELVDTTSEHFNQDTSGHGEILEVPPPELFIHQRVEESTTSKQHSSRESASISRCLLHRLFFHPD; encoded by the exons ATGAGAGAACTGCACGCGGGACGACGG AAAGAGAATTTGGATTTTTGGGAGAACAATCCTTTTAAGGACACCTG GTTCTCAAGCTACAGTAGCTATGAGGAGTGTTGCTGTGTGGGCACCTCTTCATCTAGGCTTCTTCGGATCTGTTCTACTTCACTTACGACGGAAAGACCACCACTGAAAGAGCGTCCTCTATTGGAGTTTCCCTCTTTTGAGGAATCTGAAACTAGCTTTAACATGGCAGATCCTGATGTCTCAACCTACCTCCCCAGCATGTTTGAACTGGTTGACACCACCAGTGAACA CTTCAACCAAGACACCTCAGGACATGGTGAAATACTTG AAGTGCCTCCACCAGAGTTGTTTATTCACCAGAGAGTGGAAGAGTCAACCACTTCTAAGCAGCACTCCAGCAGGGAATCTGCATCTATCAGCCGCTGTCTACTACACAGGCTCTTCTTTCATCCAGACTAA